The following are from one region of the Mesorhizobium sp. B4-1-4 genome:
- a CDS encoding S49 family peptidase — MKRLFNRLLPKSWRSTVVTIPVIRLHGTIMAGGGPFRPSLSLASTAGLIEKAFSFDAPAVAISINSPGGSPVQSRLIFKRIRDLANEKNKKVLVFVEDVAASGGYMIAVAGDEIFADPSSIVGSIGVVSASFGFPELMKKIGVERRVYTAGQNKAVLDPFKPEKKEDVERLKALQLEVHGTFIDLVKERRGTRLKDDPDLFTGLFWTGKRGLELGLVDALGDMRTVLKTRFGTKTQLRLVSAPHGFLGRFGLFGSSKGFSAPDIAAAAASGVIDAAEERALWARFGL, encoded by the coding sequence GTGAAACGTCTTTTCAACCGACTGCTGCCGAAATCCTGGCGCTCCACCGTCGTCACCATTCCGGTCATCCGGCTGCATGGCACCATCATGGCCGGTGGCGGTCCGTTCCGGCCGAGCCTGTCGCTGGCCTCCACCGCTGGCCTCATCGAGAAGGCCTTTTCGTTCGACGCGCCGGCAGTCGCCATCTCGATCAATTCGCCCGGCGGCTCGCCAGTGCAGTCGCGGCTGATCTTCAAGCGCATTCGCGACCTGGCGAACGAAAAGAACAAGAAGGTGCTGGTCTTCGTCGAGGACGTCGCGGCCTCGGGCGGCTATATGATCGCGGTTGCCGGCGACGAGATCTTCGCCGATCCGTCCTCCATCGTCGGCTCCATCGGGGTCGTCTCGGCCTCGTTCGGCTTTCCGGAGCTGATGAAGAAGATCGGCGTCGAGCGCCGTGTCTACACCGCCGGCCAGAACAAGGCGGTGCTCGATCCGTTCAAGCCCGAGAAGAAGGAAGACGTCGAGCGGCTGAAGGCACTGCAACTCGAGGTGCACGGCACGTTCATCGATCTCGTCAAGGAGCGGCGCGGTACCAGGCTGAAGGACGATCCGGACCTGTTCACCGGCCTGTTCTGGACCGGCAAAAGGGGTCTTGAGCTTGGCCTCGTCGACGCGCTCGGCGACATGCGCACGGTGCTGAAGACCCGGTTCGGGACGAAGACGCAACTCAGACTGGTATCGGCGCCGCATGGTTTCCTCGGTCGCTTCGGCCTGTTCGGCTCAAGCAAGGGCTTTTCGGCGCCTGACATCGCCGCCGCGGCCGCCAGCGGCGTCATCGATGCGGCGGAAGAGCGCGCCTTGTGGGCTCGCTTCGGGCTTTGA
- a CDS encoding DUF2007 domain-containing protein, with protein sequence MIELIRTNDAVIISFVESLMRDAGIGCFVADQNMSVLDGSLGILPRRVMVDAEQADAARRILRDAGIANEIRGK encoded by the coding sequence ATGATAGAGCTCATCCGCACCAACGACGCCGTCATCATCTCCTTTGTCGAATCGCTGATGCGCGATGCCGGCATCGGCTGCTTCGTCGCCGACCAGAACATGAGCGTGCTGGACGGTTCTCTGGGCATCCTGCCGCGGCGCGTCATGGTCGACGCCGAGCAGGCCGACGCCGCGCGGCGCATCCTGAGGGACGCCGGCATCGCCAACGAGATTCGCGGAAAATAG
- a CDS encoding tRNA1(Val) (adenine(37)-N6)-methyltransferase: MSAAPAALAPDTPAHTVDAFHRGRFWLVQPKHGGHRAGMDAMMLAASVPSAFGGRLADFGAGAGAAGLAVLSRCPGAAAAVLVERAPEMAAFASATLAHPGNAHLSDRAAVLVADVTVSGRARAAAGLADNDFDFVIMNPPFNAARDRATPERLRKEAHVMEDGLFESWIRSAAAVVRPRGGLAVIARPEQLGAILDAIAGRFGDAEMLAVHPRPDATAIRIVVRASLGARGKLAIRPPLMLHPQSGNGPDERSEMITNGLASLFGD; encoded by the coding sequence ATGTCGGCCGCGCCAGCCGCCCTCGCCCCGGACACACCGGCCCATACGGTCGACGCCTTCCATCGCGGCCGGTTCTGGCTCGTGCAGCCCAAGCATGGCGGCCACCGCGCCGGTATGGATGCAATGATGCTGGCGGCCTCCGTGCCATCCGCCTTTGGCGGACGCCTCGCCGATTTCGGCGCCGGCGCCGGAGCCGCCGGCCTCGCGGTGCTGTCGCGCTGCCCGGGTGCGGCGGCTGCCGTGCTTGTCGAACGTGCGCCGGAAATGGCGGCATTCGCCTCAGCCACGCTTGCCCATCCCGGCAATGCGCATCTCAGCGATCGCGCAGCCGTGCTTGTCGCCGATGTCACGGTGTCGGGCCGCGCCCGGGCCGCCGCCGGCCTCGCCGACAATGATTTCGACTTCGTCATCATGAACCCGCCCTTCAACGCCGCACGGGACCGCGCCACGCCAGAGCGCCTGCGGAAGGAAGCCCATGTCATGGAAGACGGGTTGTTCGAAAGCTGGATCCGCAGCGCGGCGGCGGTGGTCAGGCCGCGCGGCGGGCTTGCCGTCATCGCGCGACCCGAACAGCTCGGCGCCATTCTCGATGCGATCGCCGGCCGATTCGGCGACGCCGAGATGCTGGCCGTGCACCCTCGCCCCGACGCGACTGCGATCCGCATCGTCGTGCGCGCATCGCTTGGCGCGCGCGGAAAACTCGCCATCCGGCCGCCGCTGATGCTTCACCCGCAGTCGGGCAACGGCCCTGACGAGCGCAGCGAAATGATCACCAATGGTCTCGCCTCGCTGTTTGGAGATTGA
- a CDS encoding membrane protein: MPQIIFFTVVGVAAYFGYRTFVREAERVTAKVRRTEKQAANGAMGTLVKDPKTGEYRLAKD; encoded by the coding sequence ATGCCGCAGATCATTTTCTTCACCGTCGTTGGCGTCGCCGCCTATTTCGGCTACCGCACTTTCGTCAGGGAAGCCGAACGCGTGACGGCCAAGGTGCGGCGCACCGAAAAGCAGGCGGCCAATGGCGCGATGGGAACGCTGGTCAAGGATCCGAAGACCGGCGAATACCGGCTGGCCAAGGACTGA